Within Bremerella sp. JC817, the genomic segment CGAAGCGAGCCAGAAGATGTTGTTCGGTTCGCGGCTGGCAGTCAGCCTGGCCCACAGCATCGTGCGTCAGGGGGACAAGGTTTCGTTCACCACGTTCGATACCAAGATCCGTGGCCACATTCCAGCCAGTAACGCACTTCCGCAGATCATTCGCATGTCGCAGCATCTCGACGAGATGGATGCCGACGACACCACCGATCTGAACGCTTGCCTTTCAGAATTCAGCCAGCGTATGGCTCGCCGCGAGATCGTGATGATCTTCAGCGACTTCTTCGGAGACCTCCAGTCACTCGAGAACGCGATTCAGCGGATTCGCTTCAACAAGCACGACGTGGTACTCGTGCAGCTCATCCACGACCACGAACTGCACTTCAACCTGGACGGCATGACGCGGTTCGTCGGTCTGGAGGTCGATGCCGAGCGCATCACCCAACCGGCCGACATCCGAGCCGCCTATCTGAAGGCGGTGGGCCGCTTCAACGAGCAGCTCGCTTCGCTGGCCAATCGCAACAATTGCGACCATGTGCTGGCCTGCACCAAAGAGAACCCCGGCTCGATCTTCTGGGAATATCTCAATCAGCGAAGCCTCCAGAATCGCCGCATCTGACCACAATTGCAAGAACCTGCCGTTTTTCTCTTTACCTCGGACAGGTGATTTCCCGGCCAATTAAGCCTTACGACGCATTCTGTCCGTATCGCGGGGTCAGATTTACCCGTTTTTTGCCTAAGGGTGCCGAAAGTCACGTTGACATCAAAGGTAAGATAGTCATCATTAAGAGCAGTGCGATATTCGCCATCGCAGGGAAGCTCGAAGGGACTGCCCTCAAAAGCACGAGTCCTGGGGAAGATTCCACCCTGTTAGGTTCAAGATTAGGTAGAGCAAAAAAACGCTCGGAGAATCACGATGAAATTCTCGTTTCGCCTTGCAGAATTGCTGAATCACTCGCCAGATCCTAAAAAGCGTCCTGGCACCATTAAAGCAATTTGCGACTTCACCGGTTTGGATCGCCACCAGGTCTCTTCTCTGCTGAAAAACGAAGCGAAGTACATTCCGCTATCAGCCTTGGCTCAGGTCTGCGACTTTCTGATCAAACATGGCTACGCCGAAGCCAACCAATTGCCTGGTGCACTGTTCGCCGTCGAACCAGAGAACTTCTGGGAACTGCTCGCACGTCGCAAGCGTGTTGAAATGTGCCTCGGAATTCGAGCTGACGAAAACTGGGCGGAAGGTGCCTGGGTGGTTGCTTCCGATACGATCTTGCAAGGACAACTGCTGACCGGTATCTCGACGCTGGGCGGCACCGCCAAGTATCGTCAAACCGACTTGCCACGCGACATGATGTCTCTGGGTGGCGACGGTTACATCTCACGCGACACACCAATCCCGCAGCCGGAAGACCTTTTCCAGACGCTGGTCTGGGCACCCGGTCAGGCAGAAGAAGAAGAAGTTCAGCGCCGCGCTCACGAAGTCTACACCCACTTCCAGGCCGTCGATGGCGACAAGGCTTTCATCAGCCTGGGTAGTATTCGCAGCAATCCGGTCATCGAACTGAGCCTCGCTTCGGCTTTCAATACCGAGCCGTTCATCAGCCAGGACGAAGTCGAAGATCCGAGCCAGCGTGCGATTCCGATTTACCTGCGACATCGTGAAAAGAACGTTTCGTTCCCAGGTTCCTGCTGCGGTGGCGATCAGTTGTCGAAGAGCTATTCGCCGGATACGCCGGGCTTCTATTACGAAAAAGAAGATGGTAGCTGGGGCTGTGCCAAGTGGGACGAAACCACTTACGAACCAGCTTACTTGATCTATGTCTACCACGAATCGCAGGGCCGCCTCGAGATGATGCTCGGCGGTTACTCTGGTCGTGGTACTCGCTTGTTGGCCAAGACATTGTCGAGCCGTCCAGAAGAATTCTGGCCACCGGTTTACACTGGCAACGGAACGCAGATTGGCGCGTATGTCATTCAGTACGAACTGAAGAAGCAGAAGAAAGCCCGCAGCGTGCTGGTCGCCGATTACTCGGCCACCACCAAGATCATTCCGATCGACCCGAAAGCGATCCAACGCCGCATGACGGTCTAGTCGGCTGCGGCCATCGATTCCAAAGAAAAGGCGTCCGTTCGTTATCGAGCGGACGCCTTTTTCATTTCGAAGTGTCAGCGAATCGCTTACGGCAGTTCGCGAATCTTGAGGCCTCGGAACTCAATCGGCGAGCCTTCCGATTCCAGGCACAAGTAACCGGTCGCTGGCGAGCAGCCGGTACCACCGGAGACCTCTTCACCATTCACCCACAAGCGAACTTCGCCATTGATCGCGCGAACGTAGTAGTGGTTCCATTCGCCGGTTCCCTTGCTCAGCTCTTTGCTGGGGAAGCTACGCTGCTTGTTCGGAGCGGTTGGGGGGAAAGGCGTCATCTTGGCGGCTCCGACAGGGAAGACGTCGCCGTGACAGGTAAACCAATCCGCCTTGCGTTTGCCACCGTCTTCGTAAGCGGCTTTGTAACCGAGGTCGAGCACTTGCACCTCGATCCCTTGCGGCAGGCCTGGCTCTGTCAGCTTTTCGAGCGACGAAGGGATCGTCCAGACAAAGATGCCGCTGTTGCCGGCGTTCTTCAAATGACGCCACTGGCAGACGAGCTCGAAATTGGTGTACTGCTTCACGCTACGGGTCACGCTGACCGGGTTGCCGGTGCATTCGATCAAGCCGTCATCGTGGAAGGTCCACGTGTCGTCGTTGCTGTTCACTTTGGTGAAGTCATCTTGGCCGAGTTGAACCCAGCCAGGGCCTTCGCCATTGATCAGAGCCTTCGACACTGGCTCTTCCGCCAGAGAAAACGATGCCAGGGCCATCACCGCCAAAGCGGATGTTAGACCAATCCAAGTTGCTTTCATCAATTGAGATCCTCACAGGAAGTTATCGTAGTTCGAATTGAGTGTTCTTCGTCGAAGGCTAAACGGTCCAGCCTTCGCGATAGGTCTTTGTCAGCAAGGCGTTCGCCTCGGGCACGTTGGTGATCTTTCCGCTGGCTGCATCGTATGTCAGCTTCTTGCCGACGCGATGAGCAACATTGCCCAGCAGATTGTGCTCGATGAGTGCGCCGGAGTACTCGAAGTTGCAGAGCGACTTACCGCCGCTCTTGACTGCCTGGATCCACTCGGCGTAATGCCCAGGGCTGGGGGCGATGCGATCTTTCGGCTGCGGATAGTCTTGGAACTTGTCACCAGGTGAAAGAATTAGTTTGCCGTAATCCGCGACCAGGGTGCCCTGTTCCCCCACGAACGCCACGCCGATTCCCCACTTGGAGAGATCGGTGTCGTTGCCAACCAGCGGCTGAAGCCGTTCGCTTCGTCGACGCATCCCTTCCGGGCCGTGATACCAAATCACCTTCGTATCGGTCCGCCAGGCGGCATTGCCATCGCGCGGTGCATGTTCCCACGTCGCGACTTGCCAGGCCGGGCAAGCGATCTCGTCCGCTTCCGGACCTTCGGACTCAATCGTCAACGGATGCTCCAGATTCAACGCCCAGTACGGCAAATCGATCAGGTGGCTCCCCATGTCTCCCAGAACGCCGTTGCCGAATTCCCAGCGACGGTTCCAGTTCAAGTTGCCTCCCTGCCAATAGCCTCCGCTGTAAGGACGCATCTCGGCAGGCCCAATCCAGACATCCCAGTTGAAGCCTTCCGGAATCGGTTGCTCTGGCAGGACGGCTGGCTCGACCGGGTTGATCGTGCGGCTACACCAGACGTGGGCTTCCTTGACGGGGCCAATCGCTCCGGCGGAAATTAGTTCGACGACGCGGCGATAGTTTTCGGTCGCGTGAATCTGCGTTCCCATTTGCGTCGCCAGCTTACCGGAGTTCTCGGCGGCGACTTGCTGCATCAAGCGAGCTTCGTGAACGGTGTGCGCTAGTGGCTTTTCGCAGTAGACGTGCTTGCCGGCTCGCATCGCGGCCAACGATGCCAGGGCGTGATGATGGTCGGCCGTGCTGATCACGACGGCATCGATACTTTTGTCGTCGATCAGCTCGCGCCAGTCGCTGCAGGTCGTCGCGTTTGGAAATCGCGACTTTGCCTGCGCGAGGACGTGCGGGTTCGTATCGCACAGAGCGTAGATGTTTTCGCCAGCGACGCCGCCGGTGTTGGCGGCACCGCGATTGCCGGCCCCAATGATGCCGATGTTCAACTTCTCGGTCGCCGGCGTTTCCGCTCCAGAAGCGAACAGAACGGGCCCTAAGGCCGTGGCGGCAGTCGATAGAGCAGATGTCGTCTGCAGAAATCGTCGCCGAGATACGTGGCTCTGGGACATCCTAGAGACTCCTGGTGGTGGGAGGTGCGCGGTTCCGATCGAACGTCGGAAAGGAAGGAGTTGCTTGAGCGGCGGGACTTACTCGGGATATCGCCCGTCTTGGGCATCATACCGAGTACCTCCCGATTCTAATAGCAAATGGGCGCCGAATCCCAGCAAGATTTTCGGCTTGGCGCCCATTTTGGTTTCATTTAGCGCCGGCTACACCACCAGAAAGAGCCATGCGATGCCCTGAATCAAGAGACTTCCGGAACGCTGCGAATCACAAGATTCCGAATTTCTGACATCTCGTGCATCGCAAACCGGACTCCTTCGC encodes:
- a CDS encoding DUF1080 domain-containing protein — translated: MKATWIGLTSALAVMALASFSLAEEPVSKALINGEGPGWVQLGQDDFTKVNSNDDTWTFHDDGLIECTGNPVSVTRSVKQYTNFELVCQWRHLKNAGNSGIFVWTIPSSLEKLTEPGLPQGIEVQVLDLGYKAAYEDGGKRKADWFTCHGDVFPVGAAKMTPFPPTAPNKQRSFPSKELSKGTGEWNHYYVRAINGEVRLWVNGEEVSGGTGCSPATGYLCLESEGSPIEFRGLKIRELP
- a CDS encoding helix-turn-helix transcriptional regulator yields the protein MKFSFRLAELLNHSPDPKKRPGTIKAICDFTGLDRHQVSSLLKNEAKYIPLSALAQVCDFLIKHGYAEANQLPGALFAVEPENFWELLARRKRVEMCLGIRADENWAEGAWVVASDTILQGQLLTGISTLGGTAKYRQTDLPRDMMSLGGDGYISRDTPIPQPEDLFQTLVWAPGQAEEEEVQRRAHEVYTHFQAVDGDKAFISLGSIRSNPVIELSLASAFNTEPFISQDEVEDPSQRAIPIYLRHREKNVSFPGSCCGGDQLSKSYSPDTPGFYYEKEDGSWGCAKWDETTYEPAYLIYVYHESQGRLEMMLGGYSGRGTRLLAKTLSSRPEEFWPPVYTGNGTQIGAYVIQYELKKQKKARSVLVADYSATTKIIPIDPKAIQRRMTV
- a CDS encoding DUF58 domain-containing protein — translated: MNSGVLSRYLDYEFLRQISGRPLEPRGLVSGNLAGSHKSPASGFAVEFSGHREYVPGDDPKHIDWRVFFTRDKYFIKQYEMETNFVCHLMLDVSKSMRYGDEASQKMLFGSRLAVSLAHSIVRQGDKVSFTTFDTKIRGHIPASNALPQIIRMSQHLDEMDADDTTDLNACLSEFSQRMARREIVMIFSDFFGDLQSLENAIQRIRFNKHDVVLVQLIHDHELHFNLDGMTRFVGLEVDAERITQPADIRAAYLKAVGRFNEQLASLANRNNCDHVLACTKENPGSIFWEYLNQRSLQNRRI
- a CDS encoding Gfo/Idh/MocA family oxidoreductase, with product MSQSHVSRRRFLQTTSALSTAATALGPVLFASGAETPATEKLNIGIIGAGNRGAANTGGVAGENIYALCDTNPHVLAQAKSRFPNATTCSDWRELIDDKSIDAVVISTADHHHALASLAAMRAGKHVYCEKPLAHTVHEARLMQQVAAENSGKLATQMGTQIHATENYRRVVELISAGAIGPVKEAHVWCSRTINPVEPAVLPEQPIPEGFNWDVWIGPAEMRPYSGGYWQGGNLNWNRRWEFGNGVLGDMGSHLIDLPYWALNLEHPLTIESEGPEADEIACPAWQVATWEHAPRDGNAAWRTDTKVIWYHGPEGMRRRSERLQPLVGNDTDLSKWGIGVAFVGEQGTLVADYGKLILSPGDKFQDYPQPKDRIAPSPGHYAEWIQAVKSGGKSLCNFEYSGALIEHNLLGNVAHRVGKKLTYDAASGKITNVPEANALLTKTYREGWTV